The following are encoded together in the Parabacteroides chongii genome:
- a CDS encoding MATE family efflux transporter, translated as MNKKILQLAIPSIVSNITVPLLGLIDVAIVGHLGSASYIGAIAVGGMLFNIIYWLFGFLRMGTSGMTSQAFGKRDLNEVTRVLLRAVGVGLFIALCLLLLQYPIRKVAFLLIDATAEVRELATVYFSICVWGAPAVLGLYGFAGWFIGMQNSRFPMFIAITQNIVNIVASLAFVYLLDMKIEGVALGTLIAQYAGLFMALLLWLRYYGRLKIPFHWREILGWTAMHRFFQVNSDIFFRTLCLVAVTTFFTSTGARQGDVVLAVNTLLMQLFTLFSYIMDGFAYAGEAMTGRYVGAQNRNGLQRMIRLLFRWGWGLSLSFTILYMIGGQGFLGLLTNDTTVIEAAGTYYYWVLAIPLAGFAAFLWDGILIGATATRLMLYSMLVASGTFFVVYYLFYGIMGNHALWMAFLIYLSLRGIMQWILWHRRSFASI; from the coding sequence ATGAATAAAAAGATACTTCAACTGGCAATTCCCTCTATTGTCTCAAATATAACCGTTCCTCTATTGGGACTGATCGATGTCGCCATTGTGGGACACTTGGGATCGGCTTCCTATATCGGAGCGATCGCAGTGGGAGGGATGCTGTTTAATATAATCTATTGGTTGTTTGGTTTCCTACGGATGGGGACGAGTGGGATGACTTCGCAGGCTTTTGGTAAACGTGATCTGAACGAGGTGACCCGTGTTTTGTTGAGGGCGGTGGGAGTAGGGCTTTTTATAGCTTTATGCCTGTTACTGCTTCAGTATCCGATTCGGAAAGTCGCTTTTCTTTTGATAGATGCTACTGCTGAGGTTCGCGAGTTGGCTACGGTTTATTTTAGTATCTGTGTATGGGGAGCACCCGCTGTACTAGGGTTGTATGGTTTTGCCGGGTGGTTTATCGGCATGCAGAATTCCCGTTTCCCGATGTTTATAGCGATTACACAAAATATAGTGAATATCGTGGCGAGTCTGGCTTTTGTCTATCTGTTGGATATGAAGATCGAGGGCGTGGCATTGGGTACGCTGATTGCCCAATATGCCGGACTATTTATGGCTTTACTGCTTTGGCTACGTTATTACGGAAGATTGAAAATTCCTTTTCACTGGCGGGAGATCCTGGGTTGGACAGCTATGCATCGTTTCTTTCAGGTAAATAGCGATATCTTTTTCCGTACGTTGTGCCTGGTGGCTGTCACAACCTTTTTCACATCGACAGGGGCGCGGCAGGGGGATGTCGTATTGGCTGTCAATACCTTATTAATGCAGTTATTCACCTTGTTTTCTTATATCATGGATGGCTTTGCCTATGCCGGAGAAGCGATGACAGGGCGTTATGTCGGTGCACAGAACCGGAATGGATTACAAAGGATGATCCGGCTATTATTCCGTTGGGGCTGGGGGTTATCATTATCCTTTACAATTCTGTATATGATAGGCGGTCAAGGCTTTCTGGGCTTATTGACCAACGACACGACAGTCATAGAGGCTGCCGGAACTTATTATTACTGGGTGCTGGCTATCCCATTGGCTGGTTTTGCCGCTTTCCTTTGGGATGGCATCCTGATCGGGGCTACGGCTACCCGCCTGATGCTTTATTCGATGCTGGTCGCTTCAGGTACATTCTTCGTTGTCTATTATCTGTTTTACGGAATAATGGGAAACCATGCATTATGGATGGCATTTCTGATTTATTTATCGTTACGAGGAATTATGCAATGGATATTGTGGCATCGCCGCTCTTTTGCCTCTATCTGA
- a CDS encoding BT4734/BF3469 family protein: MKVTQMKGDGKSLKNIELDAVMATMANEEYNREIVLLRESLKSIMPGCKNVHADKIPVLLFAAKFRKKDNELYFSLYNGVVLVQVNNLADRREVEKIKNLASEAPQTLAAFAGSSGKSVKILVPFTLPDGSLPQTKELAELFHAAACRRAVNYYRGQLQCDILFENPSLEQGCRFSYDPELYYNPSAIPLTLEQPMQLSSEITYRESVEKNEDPLLRLMPGYERSHIISRLYNACVQDALDKTGGLDEGREVRPFLIRLAENCFHSGIPEEDAVRWTMIYQDLKFFEEEIRETIHTAYQLSRNFGKKFTVPQEQLMAVKTDEFMKRRYEFRRNMLTGEVEFRARGSYYIQFAPITDTVLNSIGLNAQAEGLALWDRDVKRYVYSDRAPVFHPLDDFLDHLPVWDGKDHIRALADTLPTANPDWRDLFYIWFLSMVMHWRRREHLHANSSLPLLVGPQGCGKSTWCRNLLPPSLRLYYTDSIDFGNKRNAELMLSRFALINIDEFDSVSSAYQSFLKHVLQKPVVNARQPYKRSVDALHRYASFIATCNNYDLLSDPTGSRRFICIEITGTIDHSFTVNYEQLYAQASAALASGERYWFTSEEEFSTTKNNEAFQQMPVEEQLLLQYFRPALPDEDYECLSPIEIVLYLQKMSGVKLGNKRLSYFGRLLQKNKYPSRRTRRGTCYSVVKIK; the protein is encoded by the coding sequence ATGAAAGTAACACAGATGAAAGGTGATGGTAAGTCGCTGAAAAATATAGAGTTGGATGCAGTAATGGCAACGATGGCCAATGAAGAGTACAACAGAGAAATAGTATTGTTGAGAGAGTCGCTGAAAAGTATAATGCCTGGGTGCAAAAATGTGCATGCCGATAAGATTCCTGTCCTACTGTTTGCTGCTAAATTTAGAAAAAAAGATAATGAGCTGTATTTCAGTTTGTATAATGGTGTCGTGTTGGTGCAGGTCAATAACCTGGCAGATCGTAGGGAAGTGGAAAAAATAAAGAATTTAGCTTCGGAAGCTCCGCAGACACTGGCGGCTTTTGCCGGATCGAGTGGCAAAAGTGTGAAAATACTGGTTCCGTTTACCCTGCCGGATGGTTCTTTGCCACAAACGAAAGAGTTGGCAGAATTGTTTCATGCGGCAGCCTGCCGGCGTGCGGTGAATTATTACCGTGGCCAGTTGCAATGTGATATCCTGTTTGAAAATCCGTCTTTGGAGCAAGGGTGCAGGTTCTCGTATGATCCGGAACTTTATTATAATCCTTCGGCTATCCCATTGACATTGGAGCAACCGATGCAATTGTCTTCTGAAATTACTTACAGGGAGTCGGTTGAGAAAAATGAAGACCCGTTACTGCGATTGATGCCCGGTTATGAGCGTAGCCATATTATTTCCCGTTTGTATAATGCCTGTGTACAGGATGCGTTGGACAAGACCGGAGGGCTGGACGAAGGGAGGGAGGTAAGGCCTTTTCTGATCCGGTTGGCTGAAAACTGTTTCCATTCGGGTATTCCGGAAGAAGATGCTGTCCGCTGGACGATGATATACCAGGATCTGAAGTTTTTTGAGGAGGAAATAAGGGAAACGATACATACGGCTTATCAATTATCCAGGAATTTCGGGAAGAAGTTTACTGTACCCCAGGAGCAATTGATGGCTGTTAAAACGGATGAGTTTATGAAGCGGCGTTATGAATTCCGGCGTAATATGCTGACCGGGGAGGTCGAGTTTCGTGCCCGCGGATCTTATTATATTCAGTTTGCTCCGATAACAGATACCGTATTGAATAGTATCGGGCTGAATGCACAGGCCGAAGGGTTGGCATTGTGGGACAGGGATGTGAAACGATATGTTTATTCGGATCGCGCACCGGTCTTTCACCCATTGGATGACTTTCTGGATCATTTGCCTGTCTGGGACGGAAAGGATCATATTCGTGCTTTGGCAGATACATTGCCGACTGCTAATCCGGATTGGCGCGATCTGTTTTATATTTGGTTTCTGAGTATGGTTATGCATTGGCGCAGGCGCGAGCATCTGCATGCGAACAGTTCGTTGCCATTGCTGGTAGGACCGCAGGGATGCGGCAAGTCTACTTGGTGCCGGAATTTGTTGCCTCCTTCCCTGCGTCTATATTATACCGATAGTATTGATTTCGGGAACAAGCGAAATGCGGAGTTGATGTTAAGTCGTTTTGCCCTGATTAATATCGACGAGTTCGACTCGGTCAGTTCCGCTTATCAAAGTTTTTTGAAGCATGTCCTTCAAAAGCCGGTAGTCAATGCCCGTCAGCCTTATAAGCGGAGTGTCGATGCGCTGCATCGCTATGCTTCTTTCATTGCGACCTGCAATAATTACGATTTATTGTCCGACCCGACCGGAAGCCGCCGTTTTATTTGTATTGAAATAACAGGTACGATCGATCATTCGTTTACGGTAAATTACGAGCAATTGTATGCACAGGCATCAGCCGCTTTGGCTTCCGGCGAGCGTTACTGGTTTACTTCCGAAGAAGAGTTTTCGACGACAAAGAATAATGAGGCTTTTCAGCAAATGCCTGTTGAAGAACAATTGCTTTTGCAATATTTCCGTCCCGCTTTGCCGGATGAAGATTATGAATGTTTATCTCCGATTGAAATAGTCCTTTATCTGCAAAAGATGAGCGGTGTGAAGTTGGGAAATAAACGGTTGTCTTATTTCGGTCGCTTGTTGCAGAAAAACAAGTATCCTTCCCGGCGTACCCGACGCGGTACTTGCTATTCTGTCGTAAAAATAAAGTAA
- a CDS encoding HU family DNA-binding protein, which yields MAVRYKLTKINDNITDKEQVKYSVTTVSYGNVNLDALANQMADMSTFNYGEVKGMIENLTRMIAFHLKDGYTVTIDGLGTFSITAQPNREVEVPSKVRAESIKLKSISFKPSPKLKEKLSDIEFTKLK from the coding sequence ATGGCTGTAAGGTACAAACTCACGAAAATCAATGACAATATCACCGACAAAGAGCAGGTGAAGTACTCAGTAACCACCGTAAGTTACGGTAATGTAAATCTCGATGCCCTGGCCAATCAGATGGCCGATATGAGCACCTTCAACTACGGGGAGGTGAAAGGGATGATCGAAAACCTGACCCGTATGATCGCATTTCATCTGAAAGATGGCTACACCGTTACAATAGACGGTTTGGGCACGTTCAGTATCACCGCCCAACCGAACCGGGAGGTGGAAGTTCCTTCCAAGGTACGTGCCGAGTCCATCAAATTGAAAAGTATCAGCTTTAAACCCAGTCCGAAACTAAAAGAAAAGCTGAGCGATATAGAGTTTACGAAGCTGAAATAA
- a CDS encoding MFS transporter: protein MNNWKKVFAIIWTGQFFSILTSSIVNFAIILWLSFETKSAEVLAFAAIAAMLPQSVLGLFTGIFIDRWKRKRVMIMADSFIAFCTLILAFLFYLDVAKLGHVYILLALRSVGSAFHMPAMQASVPLLAPKSELIRIAGINQIIQSACNIAGPALAALFISFMEMTNILLLDVIGAALACTSLLFVKIPDPENEVRSQKVQLLKEAKEAYTEVRAQNGLSWLFVLSILATFFIMPVGVLFPLMTLNHYSGNAYQISLVEAAWGIGALLGGAFLGIKKFRLNEISLINWMYILLGITFLLSGVLPVSGYPLFVGLTAVGGISGSLYMASFTTVMQTRINPVVMGRVFSFYMSVSLLPSMIGLLSTGFLADNIGIGNTFIIGGVLVGMIGLVSFFVPSIRELRESFCK, encoded by the coding sequence ATGAATAACTGGAAAAAAGTATTCGCTATTATATGGACCGGGCAGTTCTTCTCTATCCTGACCAGTTCGATCGTCAATTTTGCAATCATCTTATGGCTTAGTTTCGAAACTAAATCGGCTGAAGTACTCGCTTTTGCAGCCATTGCCGCCATGCTTCCGCAGTCGGTACTCGGATTGTTTACCGGTATATTTATCGACCGCTGGAAGAGGAAGCGGGTCATGATCATGGCGGATAGCTTCATTGCTTTCTGTACGCTGATCCTTGCCTTCCTGTTCTATCTGGATGTGGCGAAGCTCGGACATGTGTATATCCTACTGGCTTTGCGTTCGGTTGGATCGGCATTTCATATGCCGGCGATGCAGGCTTCCGTACCTTTACTGGCTCCTAAATCGGAACTGATCCGTATAGCCGGGATCAATCAGATCATTCAGTCGGCCTGTAATATTGCCGGACCTGCTCTGGCAGCACTTTTTATTTCCTTTATGGAGATGACGAATATATTGCTGTTGGATGTGATCGGGGCGGCATTGGCTTGTACTTCGCTTCTGTTTGTAAAGATTCCCGATCCGGAGAATGAAGTGAGAAGTCAAAAGGTACAATTATTGAAGGAAGCCAAAGAAGCCTATACGGAGGTGCGTGCGCAAAATGGATTGTCGTGGTTGTTTGTCCTGTCTATCCTGGCTACTTTCTTTATTATGCCGGTCGGTGTGTTGTTCCCTTTGATGACACTGAATCACTATTCGGGGAATGCTTATCAGATCAGTCTGGTAGAAGCGGCCTGGGGAATCGGCGCCTTGTTAGGCGGTGCTTTTCTGGGGATCAAGAAGTTTAGGTTGAATGAGATATCACTGATCAACTGGATGTATATTTTGTTAGGGATCACATTCCTGTTATCCGGAGTATTACCTGTTTCGGGTTATCCTTTGTTTGTCGGGTTGACGGCGGTCGGTGGGATATCCGGTTCTCTTTATATGGCATCTTTCACTACAGTGATGCAGACACGCATCAATCCGGTAGTAATGGGGCGGGTGTTCTCATTTTATATGAGTGTCAGTTTGCTTCCTTCAATGATAGGATTGCTGAGTACCGGTTTCCTGGCGGATAATATCGGGATCGGGAATACATTTATAATAGGGGGAGTGTTGGTTGGAATGATTGGACTGGTTTCATTCTTTGTACCATCGATAAGAGAGTTGCGTGAGAGCTTTTGTAAATAA
- the tpx gene encoding thiol peroxidase, with translation MAKITFKGNLEVNTNGTLPAVGAEAPDFKGVKSDLSELSLKELKGKNVVINVFPSLDTAVCAASVRRFNKEAASLPNTVVLAVSKDLPFAHGRFCTTEGIDKVITLSAFRCSCFEDKYGMLMVDGPLKGLLARGVIVVNEAGKVVYEELVSEITNEPNYEAAIASLKN, from the coding sequence ATGGCAAAAATAACATTTAAAGGTAACTTGGAAGTAAATACCAACGGTACATTACCGGCAGTTGGAGCAGAGGCTCCGGATTTCAAAGGAGTAAAAAGTGATCTATCGGAATTATCCCTCAAAGAATTGAAAGGTAAGAATGTTGTAATTAACGTATTTCCCAGTTTGGACACTGCTGTGTGCGCCGCTTCGGTGAGACGTTTCAACAAAGAAGCCGCTTCTTTACCCAACACTGTGGTACTTGCCGTATCAAAAGATTTACCTTTTGCACATGGACGCTTCTGTACGACGGAAGGCATCGATAAAGTGATCACACTTTCTGCATTCCGGTGTTCATGTTTTGAAGATAAGTACGGGATGCTGATGGTTGACGGTCCGCTGAAAGGTCTATTGGCCCGTGGCGTGATAGTTGTCAACGAAGCAGGTAAAGTGGTTTATGAGGAACTCGTTTCCGAAATTACCAACGAACCGAATTACGAAGCCGCAATCGCTTCGCTAAAAAACTAA
- a CDS encoding DNA recombination protein RmuC, with amino-acid sequence MDWLIICTLLIIIVLQILFRPKKDNTDTQNELKRLLDEMQRSFERIEKNFREDFRLNREEGRIVARDNREELTRSMNEFREAFDRGIASFNNLQREKFANLDEQQRMLVTNTEKRLEEIRVTVDEKLQKTLNDRIGQSFRLVTEQLESVQKGLGEMQTLAQDVGGLKRVLSNVKTRGNIGEIQLSMLLEQILAPEQYEANVHTRKGSDTVVEFAVKLPGRDDIREYVYLPIDAKFPKDIYEQLLDAYDNADPQAIEAAGKLLETTIKKMAKDISDKYLAPPATTDFGIMFLPFEGIYAEVVRRSALMEELQRTYKVVVTGPTTLAAILNSLQMGFRTLAIQKHSGEVWTILGAVKKEFEKVGGMLEKAQKNLQTASGQIEEVLGTRTRAIQRKLKDVDTLSDREARAIIPELGPLTEDEDNIEA; translated from the coding sequence ATGGATTGGTTGATTATTTGTACATTACTTATCATCATTGTTTTACAGATCTTATTCCGTCCTAAAAAGGACAATACCGATACACAAAACGAATTGAAACGCCTGCTGGATGAAATGCAGCGTTCTTTCGAACGCATTGAAAAAAACTTCCGGGAGGACTTCCGCCTGAACCGCGAAGAAGGCCGCATCGTTGCCCGCGATAACCGGGAAGAGCTGACCCGTTCCATGAACGAATTTCGGGAAGCTTTCGACCGGGGGATCGCTTCCTTTAACAACCTGCAACGGGAAAAGTTCGCCAACCTGGACGAACAGCAGCGCATGTTGGTTACGAACACCGAAAAACGTTTGGAGGAGATCCGTGTTACGGTAGACGAGAAATTACAAAAAACATTAAACGACCGGATCGGTCAGTCGTTCCGCCTGGTCACCGAACAACTGGAGAGTGTACAGAAAGGACTCGGGGAAATGCAGACACTGGCACAGGATGTAGGCGGCCTGAAACGGGTATTGAGCAATGTCAAGACACGGGGGAATATCGGAGAGATACAACTGAGTATGTTGCTGGAACAGATACTGGCTCCGGAACAATATGAGGCCAATGTTCATACCCGTAAAGGTTCGGATACTGTCGTCGAATTTGCCGTCAAGCTGCCGGGACGGGATGATATACGCGAATACGTTTATCTTCCGATAGATGCCAAATTCCCGAAAGATATCTACGAACAGTTGCTGGATGCCTACGACAATGCCGATCCGCAAGCGATCGAGGCTGCCGGGAAGTTACTGGAAACGACGATCAAGAAGATGGCTAAAGATATTTCCGACAAATACCTGGCTCCGCCTGCGACGACTGATTTCGGTATCATGTTCCTGCCGTTCGAAGGTATTTATGCCGAAGTGGTACGCCGTTCTGCTTTAATGGAAGAGTTACAGCGTACTTACAAAGTGGTTGTAACGGGGCCTACTACGCTTGCCGCCATCCTGAACAGTTTGCAAATGGGTTTCCGCACACTGGCTATCCAAAAACATTCGGGAGAAGTATGGACCATTCTCGGTGCCGTAAAAAAGGAGTTCGAAAAGGTGGGCGGCATGCTGGAAAAAGCACAAAAGAACCTGCAAACGGCCAGCGGCCAGATAGAAGAAGTACTCGGTACCCGTACCCGCGCTATCCAGCGAAAGCTGAAAGATGTCGATACACTGAGCGACCGCGAAGCTCGTGCGATCATTCCTGAATTGGGACCGTTGACGGAGGATGAGGATAATATAGAGGCTTAA
- a CDS encoding nucleotidyltransferase family protein, translated as MKRDIVLKKLAFLKETLSSQYGVSKIGLFGSTIRGENKKNSDIDILIDFQEGKETYQNYISVCDILENFFHKHKLDIVTLKGLSPFIGKQILNEVEYV; from the coding sequence ATGAAAAGGGATATAGTACTAAAAAAGCTCGCATTCTTAAAAGAGACGCTCTCGTCCCAATACGGGGTAAGCAAGATCGGCCTTTTTGGTTCCACTATACGCGGTGAGAACAAAAAGAATAGCGATATTGATATTTTGATAGATTTCCAGGAAGGAAAAGAAACCTATCAAAACTATATTTCAGTATGTGATATCCTGGAAAATTTCTTTCATAAACATAAACTGGATATAGTCACATTAAAAGGTCTCAGCCCTTTCATTGGCAAACAAATCCTCAATGAAGTAGAATATGTCTAA
- a CDS encoding HepT-like ribonuclease domain-containing protein: MSKSHIVYLQHILQECCYVTSVVTDSLPMYQFLSDETLKRAVTRSLEIIGEATKKIPADVKYEWNDISWKQMAGMRDKLIHDYMGVNYLIVWDVAKNIIPVLIPQIEAIIDKEKENRINR; the protein is encoded by the coding sequence ATGTCTAAATCACATATCGTTTATTTACAGCATATACTTCAAGAATGTTGCTACGTCACATCTGTTGTAACGGATAGTTTGCCTATGTACCAGTTCTTATCGGATGAAACATTAAAAAGAGCTGTTACCCGTAGCCTGGAAATCATAGGTGAAGCGACTAAGAAAATTCCGGCTGATGTAAAATATGAATGGAATGACATTTCATGGAAACAAATGGCAGGTATGAGAGATAAGTTAATTCATGATTATATGGGCGTTAATTATCTCATTGTTTGGGATGTTGCTAAAAATATTATACCGGTTCTTATTCCTCAGATTGAAGCCATTATTGATAAAGAAAAAGAGAACAGGATAAACAGATGA
- a CDS encoding diacylglycerol kinase, producing the protein MKNDGFTFRKRLRSFRYAFNGIRLLITREHNAWIHCFAAVCVVVAGILLGLSEMEWIAVVIVIGAVLAAEAVNSALEAIADFVSPEYSEAIKRTKDLAAGAVLIIAIAAAIVGGIIFFPKLIALY; encoded by the coding sequence ATGAAAAACGACGGTTTTACTTTCCGCAAACGGTTACGGAGTTTCCGGTATGCTTTCAATGGGATACGTTTATTGATTACCCGGGAACATAATGCCTGGATACATTGTTTTGCTGCTGTTTGTGTGGTTGTCGCTGGTATTTTGCTGGGACTGTCAGAGATGGAGTGGATCGCTGTTGTGATCGTAATCGGTGCGGTACTGGCTGCCGAGGCAGTCAACTCGGCACTGGAAGCGATAGCGGACTTCGTTTCACCGGAATACAGTGAAGCCATTAAACGAACCAAAGACCTGGCGGCGGGAGCCGTATTGATCATAGCTATTGCCGCCGCAATCGTAGGCGGAATCATCTTTTTCCCTAAACTGATCGCTTTATATTAA
- a CDS encoding DUF4250 domain-containing protein encodes MKLPEDPTMLFSVINMKLRDRYASLDELCSKMDVDKDMLVHKLAIAGFEYSAENNKFW; translated from the coding sequence ATGAAACTTCCCGAAGACCCGACGATGCTCTTTAGCGTAATCAACATGAAGCTACGCGACCGATATGCATCACTCGATGAATTATGCAGTAAGATGGATGTAGACAAGGATATGCTTGTACATAAACTGGCTATTGCCGGCTTTGAATACAGTGCTGAAAACAATAAGTTTTGGTAA